From a region of the bacterium genome:
- a CDS encoding prohibitin family protein produces MKEEIYEVKRKVGRFKNIGITLGIILLFLLFLLPLINPLVIVEAGKRGVVLNFGAVSSKVLDEGIHFRIPIMQRVIQMDVRVNKEQTDAAAASKDLQQTHSTIALNYHILPDKAWKVYQRIGAEFKEKMIDPAIQEGVKAVTAKYTAVELITEREKVGEEIKGLLKQKLLPYDIIVDELSIVNFMFSQQFTEAIEAKQTAEQLALKAQRDLERIKIEAEQQVAQAKAEAEALKLKRENITDDLIRLRQIEANLKAIEKWDGRMPQITGGVLPFIDVKSLER; encoded by the coding sequence ATGAAAGAGGAGATTTATGAAGTCAAAAGAAAGGTGGGAAGGTTTAAAAATATTGGGATAACTCTTGGGATTATTCTTCTATTTTTGCTTTTTCTTCTTCCCTTAATTAACCCCCTTGTTATTGTTGAGGCAGGAAAAAGGGGGGTTGTGCTAAATTTTGGGGCGGTTTCTTCTAAGGTTTTAGATGAGGGCATCCATTTTAGAATCCCAATTATGCAAAGGGTAATTCAAATGGATGTTAGGGTTAATAAGGAACAGACAGATGCAGCAGCAGCATCAAAAGACCTTCAGCAGACACACTCCACCATTGCCCTCAACTACCACATCTTGCCTGATAAGGCATGGAAGGTCTATCAGAGAATTGGAGCTGAGTTTAAAGAGAAGATGATAGACCCGGCAATTCAGGAGGGTGTAAAGGCTGTTACCGCAAAATATACGGCTGTTGAGCTTATTACAGAAAGGGAAAAGGTAGGAGAAGAGATAAAAGGGCTTTTGAAGCAAAAATTATTACCATACGATATTATCGTTGATGAGCTTTCCATTGTCAACTTTATGTTCTCCCAGCAATTTACCGAGGCTATTGAGGCAAAGCAAACCGCAGAGCAATTGGCTTTAAAGGCACAAAGAGACCTTGAAAGGATAAAGATAGAGGCAGAGCAGCAAGTAGCACAAGCAAAGGCAGAGGCAGAGGCTTTGAAGCTCAAAAGGGAAAACATTACAGATGACCTTATAAGATTAAGGCAAATAGAGGCGAATTTAAAGGCTATAGAAAAATGGGATGGAAGAATGCCCCAAATTACAGGTGGCGTCCTACCCTTTATTGATGTAAAAAGCCTGGAGAGATAG